CCCTCTGGCCGAAAGGATCCTCCCCGCCGAAGTCCGCGCGCGGATGCTTGACGCCTACACCGAAGCGGCCAGTAAATCCCCGCAGCTCGAAAAACGCTACCGCACCATGGTCGAAGAGTATGAACGCCAGGCGGCGCCCTGACCGAAGTGCAATTTCTCTGCGAGAGTCTCATCGCAATGCTGACGACTCTCGCAGATATCCATCGCTTAACAAGCCCCCGAACACCCCCTTGCCTGAAAAAACATCTTAAATTTGAAGCGTTTGAACGCCAGATACAGTAAAATGGAATTCAGACCGATTCTGTGACAAATTTCCCTTGCTTCACGGAAGGACATCAACCTATAAGAGCGCTCAGTCTGGAGCATTTTACTCGGGTTAAGGACCTATTGATGAATACAACTATCGGCTGGCGCGAATGGATATCCCTGCCCGAGCTGCAGATCCCCGGCATCAAAGCCAAAATTGACACCGGCGCCCGGACCTCCGCCCTGCACGCGTTCTTTGTCGAACCCTTCCGCCAGGATGGCATCGCCATGGTCCGCTTTGGCGTGCATCCTTTGAGAAAGCGCGAAGAGATTGAACTGATCTGCACCGCGCCGGTCAAGGAGCAGCGCCTGGTAACCGATTCAGGCGGACACCGTGAAAATCGCTTCGTCATTGAAACACCTATCAAGCTCGGCCAGCATCTCTGCCCGATCGAAATAACCCTCACCAACCGCGACACCATGAAATTCCGTATGCTTCTCGGCCGCAGCGCCCTGCAGAAGCTTGAATTTCTGGTCGATTCGAGCCACTCGTATCTGATTGGCAAATCCCTGCGGAAAGAGTATCCCCCGAAAAAGGAGCTATCAGCATGAAAATTGCCATCCTCTCGCGCAACCCTAAACTCTACTCAACCCGGCGCCTCGTCGAAGCGGGAGAAGAGCTTGGCCATGAAATTCAAGTGATCGACCCCTTGCGCTGCTATATGACCATCGCGTCACAGAGACCGACAATTCACTACAAGGGGGAGGAGTTGAAGGATTTTGACGCCATCATCCCCCGCATCGGCGCCTCCGTCACCTTCTACGGCACCGCGGTTGTGCGTCAGTTTGAAATGATGAACGTCTACAGCGTCAACGAATCGGTCGCCATCAGCCGCTCGCGCGACAAATTGCGCAGCATGCAGTTGCTGGCACGCAAGGGGATCGGCATGCCGGTCACCGGCTTTGCCCATTCGACCAAATACACCAACGACCTGATTGATATGGTCGGCGGGGCGCCCCTGGTCATCAAACTCCTGGAAGGGACACAGGGGATCGGCGTGGTTCTGGCCGAAACCAACAAGGCGGCCGAAAGCGTCATCGAGGCCTTCCGCGGTCTGCGCGAGAACATTCTGGTTCAGGAATTTATCAAGGAGGCAGGTGGTGCCGATATTCGCTGCTTCATCATCGGCGATAAGGTTGTAGCCGCAATGAAGCGTCAGGGCAAAGAGGGCGAGTTCCGCTCCAACCTCCATCGCGGCGGCTCGGCCACCATCGTCCGCCTGACCCCCGAAGAACGCTCCACGGCGATTCGCGCAGCACGCATCATGGGTTTGAGTGTTGCCGGCGTCGATCTGCTGCGTTCTAATCACGGACCGGTCATTATGGAGGTCAACTCCTCCCCCGGGCTCGAAGGGATTGAACTGGCGACAGAGAAAGACGTGGCCGCTCAGATCATTCAGTTCATCGAGAAACAGGCCAAACCGGGCAAAACCAAAACCAGAGGTAAGGGATGAGAAACCAGGCGGCATTTTCGCTGGGGGGAGTCAATGTCAGTGCGGGCACCCGCACCACGATTGATCTGCCGATGGCAAAACTTTACACCCACGCGGAAGTGACCTTGCCGGTGCACGTAATTCACGGCCGGCAAAAGGGTCCGACCCTGTTTGTCAGTGCCGCGATCCATGGTGATGAGATCAACGGGGTCGAGATCATCCGTAAGCTGCTGCAGAGCCGCTCCCTGTCACGCTTAAAAGGAACCTTGCTGGCGATTCCGGTGGTTAACCCCTTCGGTTTTATCCAGCGCACCAGATATCTGCCTGACCGACGTGATCTGAATCGATCCTTTCCGGGCTCGGCGACCGGTTCGCTGGCCAGTCGCCTGGCGCATCTGTTCATGGACCAGATCGTCAATCGCTGCAGCCACGGCATCGACCTGCACACCGGCTCCAACTATCGCAGCAACCTGCCCCAGATCCGCGCCGATCTTTCGGACCCGGAAACCGCCCGGCTGGCCGACGCCTTTGGCGCCCCGCTGGTGATTCACTCCGAGGTGCGTGACGGATCCTTACGCGAGGCGGTGGCCGACAAGGGGATTCCGATCCTGCTCTATGAAGCGGGCGAGGCGCTCTACTTTAACCCGGCGGCGATCAAGACCGGCACTCAGGGCATCCTCAATGTCATGCGCGCCATCGGCATGCTCAGTCCCGCTCGCAAAAAACCGGCGCAGGATCCGATCCATTCCGACAAAACCCATTGGATCCGTGCCACCATGAGCGGTATCTTTGAAAAACGGGTCTCTCTCGGCAGTCTGGTCCATAAAGGGGATCTGCTCGGGATTCAGAGCGACCCCCTGGGTGATGAGACCCAAAAGCTCTTCTCACCCCTGACCGGAGTAGTGATCGGCCAACTCAACCTGCCATTGACTTATGAAGGGGACGCCCTGATGAATATTGCCCGGGTCAAGGACACCGATGAGGCCGAAGAGACACTGGACGATTACACTTCCGGCTTGACCGAGGCGGATTACGGCGCGGAGCGTTAATATCAAGGGAGGGAAACAGGCATGATGGAGAAACTGGGATGAGACTATTTTCAGAAGCGAAACCGATCGGCCTTTCGCCGGGAACGCTGGTCCATATCGGGCGGCAGAAGACGGACACGGCTTCGATCTCGGTTATCGATTATAATTCCGAAAGTCATAAAATTGTCACGAACA
Above is a genomic segment from Geopsychrobacter electrodiphilus DSM 16401 containing:
- the rimK gene encoding 30S ribosomal protein S6--L-glutamate ligase, translating into MKIAILSRNPKLYSTRRLVEAGEELGHEIQVIDPLRCYMTIASQRPTIHYKGEELKDFDAIIPRIGASVTFYGTAVVRQFEMMNVYSVNESVAISRSRDKLRSMQLLARKGIGMPVTGFAHSTKYTNDLIDMVGGAPLVIKLLEGTQGIGVVLAETNKAAESVIEAFRGLRENILVQEFIKEAGGADIRCFIIGDKVVAAMKRQGKEGEFRSNLHRGGSATIVRLTPEERSTAIRAARIMGLSVAGVDLLRSNHGPVIMEVNSSPGLEGIELATEKDVAAQIIQFIEKQAKPGKTKTRGKG
- a CDS encoding ATP-dependent zinc protease family protein, encoding MNTTIGWREWISLPELQIPGIKAKIDTGARTSALHAFFVEPFRQDGIAMVRFGVHPLRKREEIELICTAPVKEQRLVTDSGGHRENRFVIETPIKLGQHLCPIEITLTNRDTMKFRMLLGRSALQKLEFLVDSSHSYLIGKSLRKEYPPKKELSA
- a CDS encoding succinylglutamate desuccinylase/aspartoacylase family protein, coding for MRNQAAFSLGGVNVSAGTRTTIDLPMAKLYTHAEVTLPVHVIHGRQKGPTLFVSAAIHGDEINGVEIIRKLLQSRSLSRLKGTLLAIPVVNPFGFIQRTRYLPDRRDLNRSFPGSATGSLASRLAHLFMDQIVNRCSHGIDLHTGSNYRSNLPQIRADLSDPETARLADAFGAPLVIHSEVRDGSLREAVADKGIPILLYEAGEALYFNPAAIKTGTQGILNVMRAIGMLSPARKKPAQDPIHSDKTHWIRATMSGIFEKRVSLGSLVHKGDLLGIQSDPLGDETQKLFSPLTGVVIGQLNLPLTYEGDALMNIARVKDTDEAEETLDDYTSGLTEADYGAER